A single Anopheles maculipalpis chromosome 3RL, idAnoMacuDA_375_x, whole genome shotgun sequence DNA region contains:
- the LOC126563457 gene encoding uncharacterized protein LOC126563457 yields the protein MAWLIVYPAVAMLAMFIVLIIMVILRYGAQLCRLRHHALPDDQDMRDQAYDQKVSYA from the coding sequence ATGGCTTGGTTAATCGTCTACCCGGCGGTGGCCATGTTGGCCATGTTTATCGTACTGATCATTATGGTGATCTTGCGGTACGGTGCCCAGCTCTGTCGGCTGCGCCACCATGCCCTGCCGGACGATCAGGATATGCGCGATCAGGCGTACGATCAGAAGGTTAGCTACGCCtga